The Arthrobacter sp. OAP107 DNA segment CTCTTTCAGGACTCGGGGGGAACAGGACAGGCCTCCAGTAAACCGGTTAACTTTTTCCTTGACAACCCCTCACCCCGGCATGCACAGTTGTTTCGACATCCCCCAACACATTGAACCGTGACAGGACTTTGGCTCTTGAGTTAACCGCTTAACTCCTCTGGTCCCACCCGGCCTACCCTTCGACAGGAGGACGATGACGTCCACGACAGCAGAACCCGGGAAGCTTCGGATAGCACTCATCGGCTATTCGTTCATGGGTTCCATCCACGCCCAGGCCTGGACCGCGGCACCACGGTTTTTCGACCTCGGCGTTGTGCCCGTCCTCGCCGCAGTCTGCGGCCGGGACAAGGAAGCGGCCCGATCTTTTGCGGATAAGTTTGGCATCGGCCGGGTGGAGACCGACTGGCGGACTCTGGTGAACGACCCGGATATCGACGCCGTCGACATCTGCGTTCCCGGAAACCTGCACGCCGAGATTGCCATCGCCGCTCTCCAGGCCGGCAAGCATGTCCTCTGCGAAAAGCCCCTCGCCAACACGCTGGCGGAGGCCGAGAAGATGACCCTGGCCGCGGAGGAAGCCAAGACCCACGGGGCGCTGGCCATGGTCGGCTTCAGCTACCGGCAGACCCCTGCCCTCGCCTACGCCCGGGAACTGACCGAAACCTTCGTCAAGACCAGGCCGCTCGCCGGCGCGTCTTCCGGCCTGCAGGCGCAACCCGGGCTCGAAGGGCACGGCGGCACCAAGGGTGGGCTGGGCACGGTAACCGTGGGTGATGCCGCCGTCGTCATCGGCCGGACCGTCGAAGGCGCCCTGGCCACGTTCGAGGCGACCCGCTTCGCCACAGGCCGCAAGAACGCCGTCCGGCTTGAAGTCAACGGCTCGCTCGGCTCCGTGGCGTTCGACTTCGAAGAACTGAACGAGCTCTGGTTCCATGACCACACCGACCCTGCCGAGTCGGCGGGCTTCCGCCGGATCCTCGTCACCGAGCCCAATCACCCGTATACCGGAGCGTGGTGGCCGCCCGGACACGGGCTCGGGTACGACCACGTCTTCGTCCACCAGGCTGCCGACTTCGCCCGGTGCATTGCCCGCGGCGAACAGCCAGAGCCATCATTCGCGGAGGGGCTGCAGATCCAGCGCCTCCTCGACGCCGCCGAAACCAGCGCCGCCAACAACGCCCAATGGCAGGACGTAACTGCCGGCGCGTAGCCGCCGTCGTTCCCGTCACCGCAAAGCACGCACCGCAAAGCACGCACCGTAACGCACCCACCGGAACCAACACCCGAGCCAAGCACCAAACGCCAACCGCAGCGGCCGCAGGCCGCCCGGCCGATCCATTGCGCCCCAAATAACCGAACACCGGAACCACCGAACAACCCAAACCAGCGAAACAACCACAGCACGGCAAAGGAGCCCCCCATGAAGAAAGCATCACTCACCTGCCTGATGGCCATGGCCGCCATCGCACCCCTCGCCCTCACCGCCTGTGGCGGGGGCAGCAGCCAGGCGTCCGCCAACGAGAAGGTCGACTCGCTCACTGTCCTGGACTACTACAACAACGAACCTGACAAGACCCACATCCAGGGTGCGCTGGACAAGTGCGCCGCGCAGCTGGGCGTGACACTCAAGCGTGAGACTGTCCCCGGCAAGGACCTCATCCAGAAGGTTCTTCAGCGGTCGA contains these protein-coding regions:
- a CDS encoding Gfo/Idh/MocA family oxidoreductase: MTSTTAEPGKLRIALIGYSFMGSIHAQAWTAAPRFFDLGVVPVLAAVCGRDKEAARSFADKFGIGRVETDWRTLVNDPDIDAVDICVPGNLHAEIAIAALQAGKHVLCEKPLANTLAEAEKMTLAAEEAKTHGALAMVGFSYRQTPALAYARELTETFVKTRPLAGASSGLQAQPGLEGHGGTKGGLGTVTVGDAAVVIGRTVEGALATFEATRFATGRKNAVRLEVNGSLGSVAFDFEELNELWFHDHTDPAESAGFRRILVTEPNHPYTGAWWPPGHGLGYDHVFVHQAADFARCIARGEQPEPSFAEGLQIQRLLDAAETSAANNAQWQDVTAGA